One region of Eupeodes corollae chromosome 1, idEupCoro1.1, whole genome shotgun sequence genomic DNA includes:
- the LOC129941619 gene encoding uncharacterized protein LOC129941619 isoform X1, translated as MPTITQHVESPTSMASAIDIGTGNCCDVHCCNGPPPILFLFLTLLMTTSATAMLCAAIMTDHWEHVRWDRESLDRLSNHTGLILDWVLDEKVAILPPKDPRNKRDAIFLVPMHGGIWTLCIDLPIQEMHLLKKHRKFPKTAVPCVNYLAGSIDNPRSEETQNDWQHSEFQTSLQPHLRMQNLSISCSLVCLIILGSAALVGAFGVCQRQISAILITGVMYLLAALFALFTLMIIHFKRQQGRPMADSDFDGTVDGVVAARGVARVAQRLLRARIFVTSWSLDLGWGGVVLCSITSVLWILLSKIMRFSPFSTLMV; from the exons ATGCCAACCATTACCCAACATGTAGAAAGTCCAACATCCATGGCTAGTGCGATAGATATAGGTACAGGCAACTGTTGTGATGTGCATTGTTGCAATGGCCCACCACCTATCTTGTTcctatttttaacacttttaatgACAACTAGTGCAACAGCCATGCTCTGTGCAGCAATAATGACCGATCATTGGGAGCATGTAAGATGGGATCGAGAAAGTCTTGATCGTTTATCAAACCACACAGGACTTATTCTGGATTGGGTATTGGACGAAAAAGTGGCGATATTGCCTCCAAAAG ATCCCAGGAATAAACGCGATGCCATATTTCTTGTTCCAATGCACGGAGGAATTTGGACGCTTTGTATAGATTTACCAATTCAAGAAATGCATCTCTTGAAAAAACATAGAAAGTTTCCTAAAACAGCAGTTCCCTGTGTTAACTATTTAGCTGGTTCGATAGACAATCCTCGTAGTGAGGAGACACAAAACGATTGGCAACATAGTGAGTTCCAGACATCATTGCAACCCCATTTGA ggatgcaaaatttatcaatttcctGTTCGTTAGTGTGTCTGATTATTTTGGGAAGTGCAGCATTGGTAGGAGCTTTTGGTGTTTGTCAACGCCAGATAAGCGCAATTTTAATAACAGGAGTTATGTATCTCTTAGCTG CCCTTTTCGCACTCTTCACGCTTATGATTATTCATTTTAAACGCCAACAAGGACGACCGATGGCTGACAGTGACTTCGATGGAACAGTCGATGGTGTGGTTGCCGCCCGGGGTGTTGCGAGGGTGGCCCAAAGACTATTAAGAGCAAGAATATTTGTCACATCATGGAGTTTAGATTTGGGATGGGGGGGAGTTGTTTTATGTTCTATAACATCGGTTTTATGGattcttttatcaaaaataatgcgTTTCAGTCCGTTTTCTACTCTAATGGTTtag
- the LOC129941619 gene encoding uncharacterized protein LOC129941619 isoform X2 produces MASAIDIGTGNCCDVHCCNGPPPILFLFLTLLMTTSATAMLCAAIMTDHWEHVRWDRESLDRLSNHTGLILDWVLDEKVAILPPKDPRNKRDAIFLVPMHGGIWTLCIDLPIQEMHLLKKHRKFPKTAVPCVNYLAGSIDNPRSEETQNDWQHSEFQTSLQPHLRMQNLSISCSLVCLIILGSAALVGAFGVCQRQISAILITGVMYLLAALFALFTLMIIHFKRQQGRPMADSDFDGTVDGVVAARGVARVAQRLLRARIFVTSWSLDLGWGGVVLCSITSVLWILLSKIMRFSPFSTLMV; encoded by the exons ATGGCTAGTGCGATAGATATAGGTACAGGCAACTGTTGTGATGTGCATTGTTGCAATGGCCCACCACCTATCTTGTTcctatttttaacacttttaatgACAACTAGTGCAACAGCCATGCTCTGTGCAGCAATAATGACCGATCATTGGGAGCATGTAAGATGGGATCGAGAAAGTCTTGATCGTTTATCAAACCACACAGGACTTATTCTGGATTGGGTATTGGACGAAAAAGTGGCGATATTGCCTCCAAAAG ATCCCAGGAATAAACGCGATGCCATATTTCTTGTTCCAATGCACGGAGGAATTTGGACGCTTTGTATAGATTTACCAATTCAAGAAATGCATCTCTTGAAAAAACATAGAAAGTTTCCTAAAACAGCAGTTCCCTGTGTTAACTATTTAGCTGGTTCGATAGACAATCCTCGTAGTGAGGAGACACAAAACGATTGGCAACATAGTGAGTTCCAGACATCATTGCAACCCCATTTGA ggatgcaaaatttatcaatttcctGTTCGTTAGTGTGTCTGATTATTTTGGGAAGTGCAGCATTGGTAGGAGCTTTTGGTGTTTGTCAACGCCAGATAAGCGCAATTTTAATAACAGGAGTTATGTATCTCTTAGCTG CCCTTTTCGCACTCTTCACGCTTATGATTATTCATTTTAAACGCCAACAAGGACGACCGATGGCTGACAGTGACTTCGATGGAACAGTCGATGGTGTGGTTGCCGCCCGGGGTGTTGCGAGGGTGGCCCAAAGACTATTAAGAGCAAGAATATTTGTCACATCATGGAGTTTAGATTTGGGATGGGGGGGAGTTGTTTTATGTTCTATAACATCGGTTTTATGGattcttttatcaaaaataatgcgTTTCAGTCCGTTTTCTACTCTAATGGTTtag
- the LOC129941619 gene encoding uncharacterized protein LOC129941619 isoform X3, protein MQNLSISCSLVCLIILGSAALVGAFGVCQRQISAILITGVMYLLAALFALFTLMIIHFKRQQGRPMADSDFDGTVDGVVAARGVARVAQRLLRARIFVTSWSLDLGWGGVVLCSITSVLWILLSKIMRFSPFSTLMV, encoded by the exons atgcaaaatttatcaatttcctGTTCGTTAGTGTGTCTGATTATTTTGGGAAGTGCAGCATTGGTAGGAGCTTTTGGTGTTTGTCAACGCCAGATAAGCGCAATTTTAATAACAGGAGTTATGTATCTCTTAGCTG CCCTTTTCGCACTCTTCACGCTTATGATTATTCATTTTAAACGCCAACAAGGACGACCGATGGCTGACAGTGACTTCGATGGAACAGTCGATGGTGTGGTTGCCGCCCGGGGTGTTGCGAGGGTGGCCCAAAGACTATTAAGAGCAAGAATATTTGTCACATCATGGAGTTTAGATTTGGGATGGGGGGGAGTTGTTTTATGTTCTATAACATCGGTTTTATGGattcttttatcaaaaataatgcgTTTCAGTCCGTTTTCTACTCTAATGGTTtag